In one Antennarius striatus isolate MH-2024 chromosome 15, ASM4005453v1, whole genome shotgun sequence genomic region, the following are encoded:
- the denr gene encoding density-regulated protein isoform X1, translated as MATTETETGSSESRSEHGTLDPESKYPLKVLYCGVCSLPSEYCEYMPEPAKCRHWLEKNFPDVFARMTVGPAANAPKQEPGAREVPPAGEDEEKKKQRRGGRGQIRQKKKTVPQKVTIAKIPRAKKKYVTRVCGLATFDIELKEAQRFFAQKFSCGASVTAEDEIIIQGDFTDDIIDVIQEKWPEVDDDSIDDLGEVKK; from the exons ATGGCTACTACTGAGACGGAAACAGGTTCTTCAGAGAGCAGATCAGAACATGGAACACTTGATCCTGAATCCAAGTACCCACTGAAAGTTCTTTATTGTGGAG tGTGCTCTCTGCCGTCAGAA TACTGTGAGTACATGCCAGAGCCAGCCAAATGCAGGCATTGGCTTGAGAAGAACTTTCCAGATGTTTTTGCTAGGATGACTGTAGG CCCTGCAGCAAATGCACCTAAGCAGGAACCCGGCGCGAGAGAGGTTCCCCCTGCAGGCgaggatgaggagaaaaagaaacagaggagAG GTGGAAGAGGCCAGATTAGACAGAAAAAGAAGACTGTTCCTCAGAAAGTCACAATAGCAAAAATCCCAAGAGCCAAGAAAAAATATGTGACACGGGTGTGCGGCCTGGCAACATTTG ACATTGAACTCAAAGAGGCTCAGCGATTCTTTGCCCAGAAATTCTCTTGTGGTGCCTCAGTcacagcagaggatgaaataatCATTCAGGGAGATtttacagatgacatcatcgatgTCATCCAAGAGAAGTGGCCTGAG GTGGATGACGATAGCATCGATGATCTGGGTGAAGTCAAGAAGTGA
- the LOC137608093 gene encoding hydroxycarboxylic acid receptor 3-like, which yields MNQSDVNECCAFESPILDQVLPPILILEFMFGLMGNFIALWMFIFHMDTWKPNSVYLTHLAVADSIVLFCLPFRADYYRRGKDWVHGDALCRILLFLLAANRAAGIFFLTAVAVDRYFKIVHPMNRINQMGLGYALWVSFGLWGLIFLATGYLLADEHFFYNSNRTQCESFNICMGFSPLSTWHNTFYVIQFFLPTAIVAFCTIRITWQLRNRTLDKKGKIKRAVQFVLAVALIFITCFFPSTVSRIAVWILKVWYNECKYFEEANLAFYTSVCFTYFNSVLNPVVYYFSSPAFSGAFKKLLNKVLRRNGNHTNSTENDISSIDGTRL from the coding sequence ATGAATCAGTCGGACGTGAACGAGTGCTGTGCCTTCGAGTCGCCCATCCTGGATCAGGTTTTGCCTCCGATCCTCATCTTGGAGTTTATGTTTGGATTGATGGGGAACTTTATCGCTTTGTGGATGTTCATCTTTCACATGGACACTTGGAAGCCCAACTCTGTTTACCTGACTCACCTGGCTGTTGCAGACTCCATTGTGCTCTTCTGCCTACCTTTCAGGGCTGACTACTACAGACGTGGAAAGGACTGGGTCCATGGTGATGCCCTGTGTCGAATCCTGCTCTTTCTGCTGGCAGCCAACCGTGCAGCGGGGATCTTCTTCCTCACGGCCGTGGCTGTCGACCGTTATTTTAAAATTGTCCACCCAATGAACCGAATCAACCAGATGGGTCTGGGCTATGCTCTCTGGGTCTCCTTTGGCCTATGGGGTCTAATTTTTCTTGCAACTGGTTATCTTCTTGCTGATGAGCATTTCTTCTACAATAGCAACCGTACACAATGTGAGAGTTTCAACATCTGCATGGGTTTCAGTCCTTTGTCCACTTGGCATAACACTTTCTATGTCATCCAGTTCTTCCTTCCCACTGCAATTGTTGCTTTCTGCACCATCAGAATAACGTGGCAGCTGAGAAACAGGACGCTGGACAAAAAGGGAAAAATTAAACGGGCTGTTCAGTTTGTCTTGGCTGTGGCACTGATCTTTATCACCTGTTTCTTTCCAAGCACTGTATCACGTATAGCTGTGTGGATCCTAAAAGTGTGGTATAATGAGTGCAAATACTTTGAAGAAGCTAACCTGGCATTTTACACATCCGTATGTTTCACCTACTTCAACAGTGTCCTTAACCCTGTTGTGTATTACTTCTCAAGCCCAGCTTTCAGTGGTGCCTTCAAGAAGCTCCTGAATAAAGTTCTGAGAAGGAATGGCAACCACACAAATTCAacagaaaatgacatttccTCCATTGATGGTACAAGATTATAA
- the denr gene encoding density-regulated protein isoform X2: MATTETETGSSESRSEHGTLDPESKYPLKVLYCGVCSLPSEYCEYMPEPAKCRHWLEKNFPDVFARMTVANAPKQEPGAREVPPAGEDEEKKKQRRGGRGQIRQKKKTVPQKVTIAKIPRAKKKYVTRVCGLATFDIELKEAQRFFAQKFSCGASVTAEDEIIIQGDFTDDIIDVIQEKWPEVDDDSIDDLGEVKK, encoded by the exons ATGGCTACTACTGAGACGGAAACAGGTTCTTCAGAGAGCAGATCAGAACATGGAACACTTGATCCTGAATCCAAGTACCCACTGAAAGTTCTTTATTGTGGAG tGTGCTCTCTGCCGTCAGAA TACTGTGAGTACATGCCAGAGCCAGCCAAATGCAGGCATTGGCTTGAGAAGAACTTTCCAGATGTTTTTGCTAGGATGACTGTAG CAAATGCACCTAAGCAGGAACCCGGCGCGAGAGAGGTTCCCCCTGCAGGCgaggatgaggagaaaaagaaacagaggagAG GTGGAAGAGGCCAGATTAGACAGAAAAAGAAGACTGTTCCTCAGAAAGTCACAATAGCAAAAATCCCAAGAGCCAAGAAAAAATATGTGACACGGGTGTGCGGCCTGGCAACATTTG ACATTGAACTCAAAGAGGCTCAGCGATTCTTTGCCCAGAAATTCTCTTGTGGTGCCTCAGTcacagcagaggatgaaataatCATTCAGGGAGATtttacagatgacatcatcgatgTCATCCAAGAGAAGTGGCCTGAG GTGGATGACGATAGCATCGATGATCTGGGTGAAGTCAAGAAGTGA